In Rhodamnia argentea isolate NSW1041297 chromosome 11, ASM2092103v1, whole genome shotgun sequence, one genomic interval encodes:
- the LOC115742113 gene encoding uncharacterized protein LOC115742113 produces the protein MIDNILKGLRYLVEQRTRNQNAAVAEVPQVGPLAVNINEGMQMHKLVESILKLKPPKFAGEGDPKAATQWIKELEKVFALLRFIDENKITLAVYRMRGNASNWWEAFKGQIFPKGAILRWDTFVEAFYGKYFLDCARERKLNEFMHPRQNRMTMDQYEARFTVLSRYAPRMVENLKDKAKRFRDGLGPKIKDVLVPFNLKDYIELYQSPIGRNEFDGKGCHYF, from the coding sequence ATGATCGATAACATCCTAAAAGGACTAAGATATTTGGTAGAACAACGGACGAGAAATCAGAATGCCGCCGTCGCTGAGGTACCCCAAGTAGGTCCTTTAGCCGTGAACATCAATGAAGGCATGCAAATGCACAAGTTAGTGGAatcaattttgaagttgaagCCACCTAAGTTTGCGGGAGAAGGAGACCCTAAAGCTGCTACCCAGTGGATTAAGGAACTTGAGAAGGTGTTTGCCTTGCTAAGGTTCATTGATGAGAACAAGATTACTCTAGCCGTCTATCGGATGCGGGGTAATGCAAGCAATTGGTGGGAGGCATTCAAAGGACAAATCTTTCCTAAAGGCGCAATTTTGAGGTGGGATACATTTGTGGAAGCCTTTTATGGCAAGTATTTTTTAGATTGCGCTCGGGAACGGAAGTTGAATGAATTCATGCATCCGCGTCAAAATCGGATGACGATGGACCAATATGAGGCAAGATTTACAGTGTTGTCTCGATATGCTCCAAGAATGGTTGAGAATCTTAAGGATAAAGCTAAGAGATTTCGGGATGGTTTGGGACCCAAGATAAAGGATGTATTGGTGCCCTTTAACCTAAAGGACTATATTGAGCTATATCAGAGCCCAATTGGTAGAAACGAATTTGATGGAAAGGGCTGCCACTACTTCTAG